In Rhodamnia argentea isolate NSW1041297 chromosome 1, ASM2092103v1, whole genome shotgun sequence, the genomic window TGTTGTGAAAAACCTTGACACAAATTTAGATACAAAAATAGTTATTTTTCCAACAATTCAGTGTAGATCAAACAGACTGATTTTGTGCTAATAGCATAACTGATTATATATTTGATCAATCTCAAAACATTGCCTGCACATTAAAAATAACTAAAGCTTATTTGATGAATATCAGTTTTAACAAAAAGAGCAATTCATCAGTTTTATGCAGATAAGCAAACACCCGAATCCGGTCACATCTTCTCTACTATCATTAAAGGACCTATATAGACTGCTATGAATGGTGAATGTTGGATATACATTCTCACTTTTAATGGTGTTtcttggccaaaaagaaaaaaaaaaaaaaaacgaacaaacGAACAAACAAAACACGCAACAAGAATAAGATAACGGCATTTACTTGCAGCCACAACAGCTAATTTGAGCCCTTTACTACTTAAATAATTATGATTGTAACCAGAGATTGTTGTGTTTTATTGGATTCTAATTTGTTATTTGCAAAATCGCAACCGTCTGTAAACCGGTCTTGATTATATTAAGCTTATCTTATTCAAACGTGTGAAAGTTAGGAATAGTGCGTTGGCATCATCTTCTCAATTTGTATTCATCCACCATAGTTGTGTGGCAGGTATGGGGAACTTATAGGATTGATTGTTCGAGAGGTTCAGCTTAAGCTGACGGGGAAGGACAGATCTCTTCCTGTCCATTTTGTTGAAACAGATGATCTAGAAGATATAGTGGAATTGTTGGATGCTGACTCTCATGATCATGTACTTTTTGTTATAATTAATGGGATAGGCGGTATCGGTAAATCAACTCTTGCTAGCGTCATTTTCAACCGATTTCGGTCTAAATTCAGCCACAGTAgtttccttgaagatgttcAAAGTCATGATCTTTTAGACATGCAAAAGAAACTGTTATCCGAAACACTGGGCTCGACATCCGCTCAAGAAATCTATGACACCAACGATGGGATCGATCGCATAAGAAGAGGACTTGGCGACAAGAAAGTTCTTGTTGTTGTCGATAATGTGGACGAGAAGAAGCAACTCACTAACCTCGCAGGGAGCTGTGATTGGTTCGGTCCCGGAAGTAGGATAATTGTCacggttagggacaaaagcaaAATAGAACATGAGGAGATGCAAATGCGACCTAGCAATTACTTGCCCCACCCAATAAAGGAAATGCCTTTGGATCGAGCAATTCAACTTTTTAACAAGCATGCCTTTAGAAGCGACACTCCTCCGGAAGATTGCTCTGATCTCTCGGCAAAAGTTGTTTCAAGCATAGGAAGGCTTCCTTTGACTCTAGAAGTTGTGGGTTCTCTTTTCGCTGGCACTGGCAAATCAGAATGGGAGAAGACATTGAAGGACTTAATTCAAGTACCACATGGGGACATCCGAAAGACGCTGATGATAAGTATCGATAAATTGGACCCcgagagaaaaaatatattcctAGACATAGCATGTTTTTGTGTCGGGGAGGACGAGTCTTATGCATCTTACATGTGGGATGATTGTGAATATTCTCCACAAAGCGCGATTAGAGTTCTTCGCCTTATGTCTTTGATAAAGATCGACGAGAATAATAAGTTCTGGATGCATGATGAACTTCGATATTTAGGAAGGTACATTGTCAAGGAAAAGAATTTCAAAGATGCTGGAAAGCGCACTTGGGTTTGGATTGATGAGCAGACGTCACGCATACTAAGGAGTGACAAGGTCAGAGTtgttaaaagtagaaaaaatgtCAATCCAACAAAATCTTCTGTCATGTGCTTTAAAATCGAAAATATTGGTTGATGGCCTgcttttttttctgatttaaaGAGAAA contains:
- the LOC115747013 gene encoding disease resistance protein L6-like — protein: MVPATDTSGREFEVFLSFRGSDTRNNFTSCLYRDMVEKGIRVFKDDEELRVGEKIEKLLKALSDSQIYIPIFSEDFASSAWCLRELTRMVDCTSKSDGKKEILPLFFDVKPEDVKSRTGLYSKALSKLEKEKKYDPDEVHRWRDALREVATRVGWRREGKEYGELIGLIVREVQLKLTGKDRSLPVHFVETDDLEDIVELLDADSHDHVLFVIINGIGGIGKSTLASVIFNRFRSKFSHSSFLEDVQSHDLLDMQKKLLSETLGSTSAQEIYDTNDGIDRIRRGLGDKKVLVVVDNVDEKKQLTNLAGSCDWFGPGSRIIVTVRDKSKIEHEEMQMRPSNYLPHPIKEMPLDRAIQLFNKHAFRSDTPPEDCSDLSAKVVSSIGRLPLTLEVVGSLFAGTGKSEWEKTLKDLIQVPHGDIRKTLMISIDKLDPERKNIFLDIACFCVGEDESYASYMWDDCEYSPQSAIRVLRLMSLIKIDENNKFWMHDELRYLGRYIVKEKNFKDAGKRTWVWIDEQTSRILRSDKEKPAVQALSLGITHDLTPEELAHFPELTFLGGERMNFIGDFKDSLPNLRWLSWRHCPLNLTATNLCPVGLVVLDLSESNITHDWVGWSQIEVPAHLTHVCFKFYHLTFAS